A region from the Etheostoma spectabile isolate EspeVRDwgs_2016 chromosome 9, UIUC_Espe_1.0, whole genome shotgun sequence genome encodes:
- the slco2a1 gene encoding solute carrier organic anion transporter family member 2A1 isoform X2 produces the protein MAVSAMILTLPHFLSQPYEYDSVLHNRHDICNPQGNSSILESCGRDETRRLADTNNLWLLMGSAQLLFGVGSVPIQPFGISYIDDFAGPGNSPLYIAILFAGSVFGPAVGYLLGAVMLQIYVDVDKTGFGAEQELIQSDTRWVGAWWMGLLLTSGCLVLTSIPYFFFPRGMPSEDNVGGSETEMNDDFKKPDTSLLDFLKMFPRMFVHLLLSPLFLMLVLAQCCFSSVIAGLSTFLNKFLERQYSASAAYSSLLVGAVNLPAVAVGMLIGGVIMKKAGLSLKTIPRFSVAMLTMSTLLCIPLFFMGCPTQKVSKVNYQIGQYGSLPPCYSDCSCPTSAFNPVCGSDGVEYISPCHAGCTNFTKDPNNTHRVQLYTNCRCISGSQSNAHPTPCSNSCPHLLLPVILVISLASLIACLTHNPMYMMVLRCVPSEEKSFAIGIQFLLMRVLAWLPAPALFGMAIDTSCVWWKTVCGKKFSCGYYDNNILRNRYLGLQVGYKVMGVVLLMMLGWKAKRTQEYTLEKRPEGLL, from the exons ATGGCTGTCAGCGCCATGATCCTGACCTTACCTCACTTCTTGTCCCAGCCCTACGAATACGACTCTGTTTTACACA ATCGCCATGACATTTGCAACCCGCAGGGGAACTCCAGCATCCTGGAGAGTTGTGGCCGCGACGAGACCAGGCGTCTGGCTGACACTAACAACCTGTGGCTGCTCATGGGCAGCGCCCAGCTGCTCTTTGGCGTGGGCTCGGTGCCCATCCAGCCGTTTGGGATTTCCTACATAGATGATTTTGCTGGGCCTGGCAACTCCCCTCTGTACATAG CCATCCTGTTCGCTGGATCTGTATTCGGGCCTGCCGTTGGATACCTGCTGGGCGCAGTCATGCTGCAGATCTATGTGGACGTGGACAAAACTGGTTTTG GAGCGGAACAAGAGCTGATACAGAGTGATACCCGCTGGGTCGGTGCCTGGTGGATGGGCCTGCTCCTCACCTCCGGCTGCCTGGTTCTCACCTCCATCCCCTACTTCTTCTTCCCTCGTGGAATGCCTTCAGAAGATAAT GTGGGTGGAAGTGAAACTGAGATGAATGATGACTTCAAGAAGCCAGATACCTCTTTACTTGATTTCCTGAAAA TGTTCCCCAGAATGTTTGTCCACCTCCTGTTGAGCCCTCTCTTCCTGATGCTAGTCCTGGCCCAGTGCTGCTTCTCCTCAGTGATCGCAGGTCTCTCTACGTTCCTCAACAAGTTCCTGGAGCGACAGTACAGCGCTTCAGCCGCCTACAGCAGCCTGCTAGTAG GTGCTGTGAATCTGCCAGCAGTAGCAGTGGGGATGCTGATTGGAGGGGTCATCATGAAGAAGGCAGGTCTCTCTCTGAAGACCATCCCACGCTTCTCTGTGGCCATGTTGACTATGTCCACCCTCCTGTGTATCCCTCTCTTCTTCATGGGCTGCCCCACACAGAAAGTCTCAAAGGTCAATTACCAGATTGGACAGTATGG CTCTCTGCCCCCATGCTACTCCGACTGCTCCTGCCCTACCAGTGCCTTCAACCCTGTGTGTGGCTCAGATGGTGTCGAGTATATTTCTCCTTGCCATGCGGGCTGCACCAACTTCACCAAAGATCCCAACAACACCCACAGGGTTCAG CTGTATACCAACTGCAGGTGTATATCTGGGAGCCAGAGCAATGCCCATCCTACTCCCTGTTCAAACAGCTGCCCACATCTTCTTCTCCCCGTCATTCTTGTCATCTCTTTGGCGTCACTGATCGCCTGCCTCACTCACAACCCCATGTACATGATGGTGCTAAG ATGTGTTCCCTCCGAAGAGAAGTCATTTGCTATAGGAATTCAATTTTTACTCATGAGAGTTTTAG CCTGGCTACCTGCCCCTGCTCTCTTCGGGATGGCCATTGATACGTCATGTGTCTGGTGGAAGACTGTGTGTGGAAAGAAGTTTAGCTGTGGTTACTATGACAACAACATCTTGAGGAACCG GTACTTGGGCTTACAGGTGGGTTATAAGGTCATGGGTGTCGTCCTACTGATGATGCTGGGGTGGAAAGCAAAGCGGACCCAGGAGTACACTCTGGAGAAGAGGCCTGAAGGACTACTGTGA
- the slco2a1 gene encoding solute carrier organic anion transporter family member 2A1 isoform X1 — translation MDILPSKDMKEAKTKVFHSVKLFVLCHGLLQFSQLLYSSYFKSTISTIERRYGLSSYSSGTISSLHEISNSVLIVFISYFGNRVHRPRVIGIGGLLMAVSAMILTLPHFLSQPYEYDSVLHNRHDICNPQGNSSILESCGRDETRRLADTNNLWLLMGSAQLLFGVGSVPIQPFGISYIDDFAGPGNSPLYIAILFAGSVFGPAVGYLLGAVMLQIYVDVDKTGFGAEQELIQSDTRWVGAWWMGLLLTSGCLVLTSIPYFFFPRGMPSEDNVGGSETEMNDDFKKPDTSLLDFLKMFPRMFVHLLLSPLFLMLVLAQCCFSSVIAGLSTFLNKFLERQYSASAAYSSLLVGAVNLPAVAVGMLIGGVIMKKAGLSLKTIPRFSVAMLTMSTLLCIPLFFMGCPTQKVSKVNYQIGQYGSLPPCYSDCSCPTSAFNPVCGSDGVEYISPCHAGCTNFTKDPNNTHRVQLYTNCRCISGSQSNAHPTPCSNSCPHLLLPVILVISLASLIACLTHNPMYMMVLRCVPSEEKSFAIGIQFLLMRVLAWLPAPALFGMAIDTSCVWWKTVCGKKFSCGYYDNNILRNRYLGLQVGYKVMGVVLLMMLGWKAKRTQEYTLEKRPEGLL, via the exons CTGTTTGTCCTGTGCCACGGCCTCCTGCAGTTCTCTCAGCTGCTGTACAGCTCCTACTTCAAGAGCACCATCAGCACAATCGAGAGACGCTACGGCCTCAGCAGCTACTCCTCAGGAACCATTTCCTCTCTCCACGAG ATCAGTAACAGTGTGCTGATAGTGTTCATCAGCTACTTTGGAAATCGGGTCCACCGCCCTCGCGTTATTGGAATCGGGGGACTACTGATGGCTGTCAGCGCCATGATCCTGACCTTACCTCACTTCTTGTCCCAGCCCTACGAATACGACTCTGTTTTACACA ATCGCCATGACATTTGCAACCCGCAGGGGAACTCCAGCATCCTGGAGAGTTGTGGCCGCGACGAGACCAGGCGTCTGGCTGACACTAACAACCTGTGGCTGCTCATGGGCAGCGCCCAGCTGCTCTTTGGCGTGGGCTCGGTGCCCATCCAGCCGTTTGGGATTTCCTACATAGATGATTTTGCTGGGCCTGGCAACTCCCCTCTGTACATAG CCATCCTGTTCGCTGGATCTGTATTCGGGCCTGCCGTTGGATACCTGCTGGGCGCAGTCATGCTGCAGATCTATGTGGACGTGGACAAAACTGGTTTTG GAGCGGAACAAGAGCTGATACAGAGTGATACCCGCTGGGTCGGTGCCTGGTGGATGGGCCTGCTCCTCACCTCCGGCTGCCTGGTTCTCACCTCCATCCCCTACTTCTTCTTCCCTCGTGGAATGCCTTCAGAAGATAAT GTGGGTGGAAGTGAAACTGAGATGAATGATGACTTCAAGAAGCCAGATACCTCTTTACTTGATTTCCTGAAAA TGTTCCCCAGAATGTTTGTCCACCTCCTGTTGAGCCCTCTCTTCCTGATGCTAGTCCTGGCCCAGTGCTGCTTCTCCTCAGTGATCGCAGGTCTCTCTACGTTCCTCAACAAGTTCCTGGAGCGACAGTACAGCGCTTCAGCCGCCTACAGCAGCCTGCTAGTAG GTGCTGTGAATCTGCCAGCAGTAGCAGTGGGGATGCTGATTGGAGGGGTCATCATGAAGAAGGCAGGTCTCTCTCTGAAGACCATCCCACGCTTCTCTGTGGCCATGTTGACTATGTCCACCCTCCTGTGTATCCCTCTCTTCTTCATGGGCTGCCCCACACAGAAAGTCTCAAAGGTCAATTACCAGATTGGACAGTATGG CTCTCTGCCCCCATGCTACTCCGACTGCTCCTGCCCTACCAGTGCCTTCAACCCTGTGTGTGGCTCAGATGGTGTCGAGTATATTTCTCCTTGCCATGCGGGCTGCACCAACTTCACCAAAGATCCCAACAACACCCACAGGGTTCAG CTGTATACCAACTGCAGGTGTATATCTGGGAGCCAGAGCAATGCCCATCCTACTCCCTGTTCAAACAGCTGCCCACATCTTCTTCTCCCCGTCATTCTTGTCATCTCTTTGGCGTCACTGATCGCCTGCCTCACTCACAACCCCATGTACATGATGGTGCTAAG ATGTGTTCCCTCCGAAGAGAAGTCATTTGCTATAGGAATTCAATTTTTACTCATGAGAGTTTTAG CCTGGCTACCTGCCCCTGCTCTCTTCGGGATGGCCATTGATACGTCATGTGTCTGGTGGAAGACTGTGTGTGGAAAGAAGTTTAGCTGTGGTTACTATGACAACAACATCTTGAGGAACCG GTACTTGGGCTTACAGGTGGGTTATAAGGTCATGGGTGTCGTCCTACTGATGATGCTGGGGTGGAAAGCAAAGCGGACCCAGGAGTACACTCTGGAGAAGAGGCCTGAAGGACTACTGTGA